In Pochonia chlamydosporia 170 chromosome 3, whole genome shotgun sequence, the following are encoded in one genomic region:
- a CDS encoding GTP-binding protein (similar to Cordyceps militaris CM01 XP_006668580.1), protein MAHFVPRNTFSIPSSIPKTYFLGHHHAGANKIKTLLSSISLVLECRDFRLPLSTQNPTLERTIAGRERLLVYTKSDLGTDTPGARQTLKRLYGDKVVFWDKNKPSTTEALLKRLKFTAEAQDSLTGLRALVVGMPNVGKSTLLNALRKVGTPGKKTKAAKTGDQAGVTRKIGTAVRVVESEEKGGVGSGVFVLDTPGIFQPYVDDGETMMKVALAHGIKKGLIPDEVLADYLLYRMNKWDPGLYSRYCDPTNDVNEFLDAVAKREGKLKAGGVPNWQEAAARVLSQWRDGKLGRYVLDELGDEDIRAHEMMLAQPALSLHQAKKAQKEARKRERLGE, encoded by the coding sequence ATGGCGCACTTCGTGCCCCGCAACACCTTCAGCATCCCCTCCTCCATACCCAAAACCTATTTCCTGGGCCACCACCACGCCGGCGCAAACAAGATCAAGACCCtcctctccagcatctccctCGTCCTCGAATGCCGCGACTTCCGCCTCCCGCTGTCCACGCAAAATCCAACACTGGAGCGCACCATCGCCGGCCGAGAGCGTCTCCTCGTGTACACGAAGTCCGACCTCGGCACCGACACGCCCGGCGCGCGACAAACACTAAAGCGATTATATGGCGATAAAGTAGTATTCTGGGATAAGAACAAGCCTTCCACGACGGAGGCGCTACTGAAGCGACTGAAGTTCACGGCCGAGGCGCAAGATTCGCTGACCGGTCTGCGAGCACTGGTAGTGGGCATGCCGAACGTCGGCAAAAGTACGCTGCTGAATGCGCTTCGCAAAGTCGGCACCCCAGgcaagaagacaaaggccGCAAAAACAGGCGATCAGGCGGGCGTGACGCGGAAGATTGGAACGGCGGTCCGGGTAGTAGAGTCCGAGGAGAAAGGCGGAGTGGGAAGCGGTGTATTCGTTCTGGATACGCCTGGTATTTTTCAGCCGTACGTTGACGACGGCGAGACAATGATGAAAGTTGCTCTTGCGCATGGCATTAAAAAGGGTCTTATACCGGATGAAGTTCTGGCGGATTATCTGCTCTATCGCATGAATAAGTGGGATCCGGGACTGTACTCGCGGTACTGTGACCCTACAAACGACGTGAATGAGTTTCTGGACGCGGTCGCAAAACGAGAGGGTAAGCTCAAGGCCGGAGGTGTGCCGAATTGGCAGGAAGCCGCGGCGAGGGTGCTGTCGCAGTGGCGTGACGGGAAGTTGGGTCGGTATGTGCTGGATGAGCTTGGGGATGAGGATATTCGCGCTCATGAGATGATGTTGGCCCAGCCGGCGCTGAGCTTGCAtcaggcgaagaaggcgcAGAAAGAGGCGAGGAAACGGGAACGACTGGGGGAATGA
- a CDS encoding transcriptional regulator (Cti6) (similar to Metarhizium acridum CQMa 102 XP_007807167.1), whose translation MAPPSPRRSSRARATNSQSQHSSSSSGTSGRLERSTRSVNKPSSEKSTPSASLSSEPLDDFDDTLLGRRRKRGHNDDTDRISRSENTDMANGSDDLQDEEDEAVRCLCGSEDYPGPPPVDGPDAEIFAAIDLTDEVTGFFVQCDICKVWQHGACVGIFSAESSPDEYFCEQCRKDLHKIHSASNGQKYSKYLPLNRASRATSQATSVAKDDKNASSKTSRPSTATQSSSKRRSTMNSRDAAYDDEQLRRAIEASKEDNTLDTEEATLRRAKRSRSDSEEHNIASVKRQRTGSRSVSPPAEKPEPREGEISDDEMETRNGAKKSRSNRNQAEKSEKEDKERQRQEAATKRKGRAERRRAEDSDLSEEMPLAAVKVVQQKPAESPTKEESPSIVQPPGTPPSTHPTAGSSHKRGARSNRRGKGRNQYTRDRDQDDESPARSMSRDIQKGDEATTTGHPKSSVNEHKTSKAKASMANKMSLLDMKRRVAAIMEFISRTQVDLAAEAPHSQSTSGRETPQEKPESSQTNGHAVNGDTPDPSDMNRFKDLNCMEMMDVLTRDMVRWQNQYS comes from the exons atggcaccaCCGTCGCCGCGGCGATCCTCGAGAGCCCGCGCGACCAATTCCCAATCCCAACactcgtcctcgtcgtcgggGACATCTGGACGCCTCGAAAGAAGCACCAGATCAGTCAATAAGCCCTCGTCGGAAAAGTCTACTCCCAGCGCCTCGCTCTCTTCCGAGCCGCTAGACGATTTTGACGACACACTCCTAGGCAGGAGGCGCAAACGCGGGCACAACGACGACACCGATCGAATTTCCAGAAGTGAAAATACAGACATGGCTAATGGTAGTGATGACCTccaagatgaggaggacgaggcagTCCGTTGTCTTTGCGGCTCAGAAGACTACCCTGGCCCCCCTCCCGTCGACGGTCCCGACGCCGAGATTTTTGCGGCCATAGACCTCACCGACGAAGTCACTGGCTTCTTCGTTCAATGCGACATTTGCAAGGTCTGGCAACACGGCGCTTGCGTTGGCATATTCAGCGCCGAAAGCTCTCCCGACGAGTACTTTTGTGAACAGTGCCGCAAGGATCTTCACAAGATCCATTCAGCTTCCAACGG GCAAAAATATTCAAAATATCTCCCCTTGAATCGAGCCTCTCGCGCCACCTCTCAGGCGACGTCCGTTGCCAAAGATGACAAGAATGCATCGTCGAAAACCTCTCGCCCAAGCACTGCCACGCAGTCATCGTCAAAACGACGATCTACAATGAATAGCCGCGATGCGGCCTACGATGATGAACAATTGCGTCGGGCGATAGAGGCGAGCAAAGAAGACAACACCCTCGACACAGAGGAAGCTACTTTGCGACGTGCAAAACGCAGCCGTAGCGATAGCGAAGA GCACAATATTGCCAGCGTTAAGCGGCAGCGCACTGGTTCACGGTCGGTCTCACCGCCTGCCGAGAAACCAGAGCCACGGGAGGGTGAAATTTCggacgatgaaatggaaaCTCGCAATGGCgccaagaagtcaagaagcAATCGAAATCAAGCAGAAAAGTCAGAAAAGGAAGATAAAGAACGCCAGCGACAGGAAGCAGCGACTAAACGCAAAGGGCGGGCGGAGCGTCGCAGGGCAGAAG ACTCAGACCTCTCCGAGGAAATGCCTCTAGCCGCTGTCAAAGTGGTGCAACAAAAACCTGCAGAGTCACCAACCAAGGAAGAATCTCCTTCCATTGTCCAGCCCCCAGGGACACCTCCATCGACCCACCCGACCGCCGGTAGTTCTCATAAGAGAGGAGCTCGAAGCAACAGGAGGGGTAAGGGAAGGAACCAGTATACGAGAGACCGCGATCAAGACGACGAGTCTCCAGCACGATCCATGTCCAGGGATATCCAGAAGGGTGACGAGGCCACAACGACCGGGCACCCTAAATCATCTGTCAACGAACACAAAACGTCCAAGGCGAAAGCTTCTATGGCAAACAAAATGAGCCTGCTCGACATGAAGCGCCGCGTTGCTGCTATTATGGAGTTCATATCCCGGACACAGGTTGACCTGGCCGCCGAAGCCCCCCATAGCCAAAGTACCAGCGGGCGGGAGACACCACAGGAAAAGCCAGAATCAAGTCAAACAAATGGCCATGCCGTCAATGGCGACACACCAGATCCTTCCGATATGAACCGATTTAAAGACTTGAATTGCATGGAAATGATGGACGTTTTGACACGCGATATGGTCAGGTGGCAGAACCAGTATTCATGA